A DNA window from Theobroma cacao cultivar B97-61/B2 chromosome 5, Criollo_cocoa_genome_V2, whole genome shotgun sequence contains the following coding sequences:
- the LOC108661947 gene encoding uncharacterized protein LOC108661947 — MAPFEALDGQKCRSPIGWLEVGERKLLRTKMVQATVEGVQIIRERMLASQSRQKSYSDNRRKPLEFEKGKLSPRYIGPFEILERIGAVAYRLALPLDFEGVNLVFHVSMLRKYVRDPSHVIQHDTILLEDRLKYQEQPVAIVDYQVKRLRSKDIALMKVVWQNNSIENET; from the exons ATGGCGCCATTTGAGGCACTGGATGGGCAGAAGTGTAGGTCACCCATTGGGTGGTTGGAAGTTGGAGAAAGGAAATTATTGAGGACAAAGATGGTACAAGCCACAGTGGAAGGAGTACAAATAATTCGAGAACGAATGTTGGCCTCTcaaagtagacaaaagtcGTATTCCGACAACAGACGCAAACCCTTAGAGTTCGAG AAAGGCAAACTCAGTCCTCGATATATTGGCCCGTTTGAAATATTGGAACGCATAGGAGCTGTTGCTTATCGATTGGCATTACCACTGGATTTTGAAGGGGTTAATCTAGTGTTTCATGTATCCATGCTCAGAAAATATGTTCGAGACCCTTCACATGTGATACAACATGATACGATATTGTTGGAAGATAGGTTGAAGTACCAAGAGCAGCCTGTAGCTATAGTGGACTATCAAGTAAAAAGGCTTCGCTCTAAGGACATCGCCTTAATGAAAGTAGTATGGCAAAACAACTCGATAGAGAATGAGACTTAG